Proteins encoded together in one Pseudoroseomonas cervicalis window:
- a CDS encoding ABC transporter permease, with translation MRASLIVARRELAGYFATPVAYVFIVIFLVMSGALTFTLGNFFGRGTADLQPFFGFIPWLFLFLVPALTMRLWAEERRLGTIELLLTLPITQWQAVLGKFLAAWAFCAIALALTFPLVLTVNYLGNPDNGVILTGYLGCLLVAGAYLAVGAAISALTKNQVIAFVLAVAICFLFAAAGSPVVTEFLSVRMPVLADIARGVSVTDRLGGFSRGVVALRDLVYFASFIGFWLFANAVAVDHRKAD, from the coding sequence ATGCGCGCCTCCCTGATCGTCGCCCGGCGCGAGCTGGCCGGGTATTTCGCGACGCCCGTCGCCTATGTGTTCATCGTCATCTTCCTGGTGATGTCGGGGGCGCTGACCTTCACGCTCGGGAATTTCTTCGGCCGCGGCACCGCCGACCTGCAGCCCTTCTTCGGCTTCATCCCCTGGCTGTTCCTGTTCCTGGTCCCGGCGCTGACCATGCGGCTCTGGGCGGAGGAGCGGCGCCTCGGCACCATCGAGCTGCTGCTGACCCTGCCGATCACCCAATGGCAGGCGGTGCTGGGCAAGTTCCTGGCCGCCTGGGCCTTCTGCGCCATCGCGCTGGCCCTGACCTTCCCCCTGGTGCTGACGGTCAACTATCTCGGCAATCCGGACAATGGCGTCATCCTGACCGGCTATCTCGGCTGCCTGCTGGTGGCCGGCGCCTATCTTGCGGTCGGGGCCGCCATCTCGGCCCTGACCAAGAACCAGGTCATCGCCTTCGTCCTCGCGGTCGCCATCTGCTTCCTCTTCGCCGCCGCCGGCAGCCCGGTGGTGACGGAATTCCTCTCCGTGCGGATGCCGGTGCTGGCCGATATCGCGCGCGGCGTATCGGTCACCGACCGGCTCGGCGGCTTCTCCCGTGGCGTGGTGGCGCTGCGGGACCTCGTCTATTTCGCCAGCTTCATCGGCTTCTGGCTGTTCGCCAATGCCGTGGCCGTCGACCATCGCAAGGCGGATTGA